The genomic stretch ATACGCGAGGGCGTACTGGCTACGCAACTCGTCCTGAATCTCGGTAAAGGCATTGGATAGTTCCTGCACCCGGAATGGAAAGAAGGCACGGCCGCCGGTTGCCTCCGTAATCCGCTCCAGCACGCGGTCGCCGCGCTGCTTCACCCCGCTCACATTGGTGCTGATCGCGTAAATAATTACTTCGGCGCGCTGCGCCATTTCAATGGCTTCCTCGCGGGTCACCCGGCTCTGATTGTCCTCGCCATCACTCAGCAGGATGATGGCGCGGCGCACAGTTCCTCTTTCCGAGGCCGCCTTGGCCAGCTTGTCGCGGCACGCATAATAGAGTGCGTCGTACAGCGCCGTCCCTCCACCTGGACGCAGCATGCGTACCCCGCGCGAGAGGGCCTCACTATTGTCGGTGAAATCTTGTGTCACTTCCGCCGTGGTATCAAAGCCAATAACAAATGCCTTGTCAAAACGCGGGCGAATGATCTGGTTAAGGAACTCGATAGCCGATTGCTGCTCGAACTTGAAACGATCGCGGACCGAGTTGCTGGCGTCCACCAGCAGGCCGGTGCGCAAGGGCAGATCGGTTTCGGCGCGGAAGGTCGTAATCGAAGGTTGGAGCTTCTTGTCGTCCAGTACCTTGAAATCTTGCTGGGAGAGATTTCTCACGAAACGGTTGTGCTTGTCAGTCACCGTAAAAATCACGTTGACTTCGTTCACTTGCTTGCGAATGATTGCCGCCGGGTTTTCCTCGGGAGAAGGAGTGTCATCCGCCCCGGATGTCGTTTGGGCGGCTGGCGAATCCGCTGGAACCCGGGAGTTGCGATTCGAGTCGGTGGCGGGCTGAGCTGGCGCGGGTTTCGCGCGCTGCTGCTTCTCGACCATAACCGAAGACGGCGCCGAGGGCAGGTCGGTCTGGGCACTTTGGGCAACCGCGGGTAGCAGCAGAGTTGCCGTCCCGAAACTGAAGAGGATGGCCCAACTGATTTTCATGAGAACCTCAATTATACAATTCGTTGCCAAACAAAATCAGCGAGCAGATTTCCTTAAGACTGAGAGAAAACTTTCGAGCTCTTCGGGCAGGGGCCGGGAAAAGGCTTGCTGTGCGCCACTCCGGGGATGAAGAAATTCCAGCGCCGCAGCGTGCAGGAAGTTCCGAGGCAGTGTGGCAATGCGGTCGGCGGCTTCGCTAGGTGTGCGGCGGCGTCCAGACTCGGCGGCAAGCTGCCGCGGAGCGCCATAAAGCGTATCGCCCACCACGGGATGGCCAAGTGAAGCCAGGTGCACGCGGATCTGGTGGGTTCTTCCGGTATCAATATTAAGTTCCAGCAGGCTGAACTTGCCGTAGCGTGTGGTGAACCGCTCGCGCGCCCGGTAATGAGTTATCGCTGCGCGGCCGCCACTACGCCGCGTAGTCATGCGCGCTCGGCGAATCTGATCACGACGAATGGCGGTGTTTACGGTGCCGCCGTCTTCTCTTATCCACCCGTGTACCAGCGCGATGTATTGTTTCTTCACCTTCCGGTCGGCAAACTGTTCTGCCAAACGGCGATGCGCTACGTCGTTCTTTGCCACCACCATCAAGCCGCTGGTTTCCTTATCGAGGCGATGAACAATACCGGGACGCAGTTCGCCGCCTAGGCGCGACAGAGTTGAGAAATGATGCAACAGCGCGTTGACCAGGGTCCCGCGATTGCGCACGCTCTCTGTGGCGCCGGCTCCGGCGTGGACCATCATCCCGGCCGGCTTATGGATAACAGCAATGTCATCGTCCTCATAGACGATATCGAGGGGAATTTCCTCTGCGATGGCGCGCAACTTCGGCAGTTCAACCGGTCCCAGCACCTGGATCTGTTCGCCGCCGCGAAGGCGGAACGAGGGCTTGGCTTGTTGGCCGTTGACCAGGACTTTCTGCTGCTCGATGAGCTGTTGTACGCGAACCCGACTGACCTCAGGAAGGTGGGTTACCAGGAATTGGTCGAGTCGCCTGCCGGCATCTTCGTGGGTGGAGCGGTATTGGTGCGGCATTCAGCGAGCGGCGCCGGCCACAACCGTTTGTGGCGCTGAGCGACGACGCAGCCACAGTGCCCCTCCGGCGATGACCAGTAAGATCGAAATCAACTGGGTGCCGGTCATCGCGCCGCCGAATACCGATCCGCGCCCGGGATCATCGCGCAGAAATTCCAGAAAGTAACGCGCGAATCCGTAGAGGAACATGTAGGCGCCAATGATCTGTCCGTCGAACCTCTTGTGACGAATCAGCCAGTAAAGAATAAAAAAGTTCACCAACTCGACGGCTGATTCAAACAGTTGCGTCGGTTCCAGCGGAACTCCCAACGGCGTTCCCACCAAAGCATGGGAGAGAGGATTGGTAAAGGTCACACCCCATGGGGCGTCGGTGTGCTTGCCCCAGCAACAGCCCGCGGCAAAGCAACCTAGACGGCCAATGGAATGTCCCAGTGCCAGGCCGGGCGCGAAGGTGTCACAGGTGGCGAGCGCCGGCAGGTGGTTCCGGCGGATGTACCAAGCAGCGGCCATCAGCGCCGCCAAAAATCCGCCAGAAAAAACTCCCCCGGCCTGAAGCGTGCTCAGGCTGAAGATTGCCCGTGGATTGGCCGTGTAGTAGCTCCAATCGTTGATGATCAGCAATACCTTGGCCCCAACAATTCCGCAGAGCACTACGAGGATGCCGAGATTCCAGATCTTCTCTGGATCCATGCCCTGGCGGCGGGCGATGTGCACGCTCATCCACAATCCTACGAGTACCCCCAAGGCCACCAGGAGCCCGTAGGTGGGAAGACTGAAATTTCCGATGCTGAAGATTCTGGGGAACACTGCTCTTAATTATAGATGCTCTGGGCTGTGCGGGGACGCGCAGGAATAGGAGCTAAAGAAGTGAAGCCGACCCACTGGGGCCGTGTGGTGGGCCGAGAATGAACCCGTCGGTTGACGGTGGGAACCCGCCGCGACCCATTAGGCATTTCCGCATGGCGGAACGTCGCACACAGGATCGTAAAGCGAGCCAGGCTCCCTTTCATCGGCTGTTGGTTCAAAAAACGGTGACCACCAGCACCAACCTTGTAGGCCGGCTTACGAAGTTCATGCTAGGGGAATTGCCGCGCAGAACGCAAGTGGAGGCAGGCAAATAGTTGGTAATTAACGTGCCCGGATGGACACGGTCCAGCGGGGCCAGATGTTGATGGAAAAAGGGTAGAGCAGGGCTTCAGAAGAGGGTGAAGCAGGCGGTTCGCCCGACATGAAGGAGATCAAAATCAGAGCGGCTTTACCCGCTGAGGCGGCTCGCTCAGGCGGTGCGCTCGCGGAATTTTTCCTGCAGCACTTCGTCTAACGCGCTGGAAAGATGTTGCGCGCGCTGCACGTAGTCCCCGCCAGTGCTTTCGAACTTGCGTTTCAGAATGTGGTACTCGTCGGCAATGTTGAGGGCTGCGAGCACGGCCAGACGCAGAGAATCAACCGTAGAAGTTTGCTCGGCGACGGCGCGCATCTTGCCATCCACGTATTCGGCGAGCCGAGAAATGTAGTCGGGATCGGAGCCGCGCAAGTTATATGCCTGGTCAAAAATCTCCACCCGCACACTGTTGGTGGCGGGAGCTGCCGGTTGTTCTTTGACGGCGTGTTGCATGGTCCACTCCTCTCCTTCGGTGACCCGGGAAACTAGTCGCCGACGGCTTCTTCGGTCAAGCTCTCAATCTGGCGAAGCATGTTCTCCACGCGCCCGCGAATTTCCTCGCGCTCGCGTTTCAGGGCCACTACGTCGCGGCGCAATTGCTCAAACTCGTCCTCGCGCGCCTCCAACTGTTGCCGCAGCCGTTGAAGATCGCGCTCGGCGACGCCCCGGGCTTCGCGCGAGGCTTTGTACAAGTCAATAGTGCGATAGACCTTCTCTTCGAGAGCACTAAAATCGTCGCTAGGTATCTCAGCAGATAACTCGCGCACCGCCTTCACAGACATGAGAGCAGCCCAACCTTGAGGGAGAATTTTGGTACTTTGCGGGCAGTATACCCCAGATTGCTGTGGATGCAATCAGGGATTGCGCCTATTGTGCGCGCAAAGTCCCGCCCAGGGACTGCAGGGCGGCCACAATCTGCGCCGACCAGCGCGAGATTTCGTCCTCGCGCAAGGTGCGCTCGCTGGATTGGAAAGTGGCGCGAAGCAGCAGCGAATACCTGCCTGCGGGAATCGCGCCGCCACGGAAGATTTCGATGGGCACGAAGCTGCGCAGTTCGGGAATGTTCAGTGTGTCCACTGAGGCACGCACTCTCTCGAATGTGACCGCGTCATCGAGCACGAAAGAGAAGTCGCGTTCCACCGCAGGGAAGCGAGGCAGCGGCTGGTATTGCGGCTGGCGTAGCGCGTGCTCGTAGAGGCGATCCAGGTAGAGTTCGGCAATGTAAACGCCTTCAGTTCCCGCAGGCAGCCGCAACTTTTTGTTGGCAGCAATTTCGGGATGCAGCTGGCCGAAGCGGGCCACGATGGCGCCATCCATCACCGCCCGGGCTGAACGTCCTGGATGATAGTAGTCGGCCGCATTGGCATCGTAACGAAGCGCCTTGTACTCGAAGCGGGCGAGCAAGGTCTCAACATCGCCTTTCAAATCAAAAAACGAGTAAGGCCTCGGGGGTAGGTGCGGAATCGGCTCTTCCGCATTACCGACGGCACTCAGAGATATCTGCCGGCGCTCACGGACTGGAGCTCCGGCTTGCTCAAAGATATTGCCGGCCTCGAACAGGCGGACATTGCTGTTGCCGTGATTCAGGTTCCAGGCAAGCATATCCAGCATTCCAGGAAGCAGCGAGTTGCGTAAAAGCGGCGCCTCCTCGTTGATGGGGTTTTCCAGTTCGACCGCGGGTGCCGGCGAAAACTTCTGTGCGTCTTCTCTTCCGATAAATGTCAGCGAGATGGCTTCGTTGTAGCCCAAGGCCAGCAAGAGAGCGCGCATACGGTCGTCTTGGGCGGCATGGGGGGCTTCTTTTACCGACCCGACAAAAGCCGGCAAGGTATTGGGGAAGCGGTCGAAGCCGTAGATGCGGGCGAGCTCTTCGAGCAGGTCAACTTCTTGCCGCACGTCGAGCCGCCAACTGGGAACGTGGACAGTGAAATCGAATACCTGCTCAGCAATAGCGGCATGAAGCCCGCCGGTGCCGTGAGGTGGAGCGGAGCTGACGGTGGCTGCACGCGCCCGGCCTGGAGTTACGGCAAAGCCGAGGCGGCGGAGAATGCGGGTGACCTCGTCATCACTGAAGTCGCGACCTAAAATGCGGCGTATCTCGCCGTGGCTGAGCGCGACCATTGGCGGCTCGATCCGGCGGGCGATGACATCGATTTCTTCGCCTCCGAGCTCCCCTCCTGCAGAATCAATAATCAGCCCGGCTACCCGCGCACACGCCACGGATGTCGCAGCGAAATCGGCGCCTCGCTCGAAGCGATGCGAGGCATCGGTGTGCAATCCATGACGCCGCGAACTCCGGCGAACACTGACCGGGTCGAACCAGGCGGCCTCGATGAGCACGTTTTTTGTCCGCTCGCTGATCATGGTGTCGAATCCGCCCATGACGCCGGCCAGCGCCACCGGGCGTTTCGCGTCGGCGATCACCAGGTCTTCGGGAGAAAGCTTGCGGTCCACGCCGTCCAGGGTTTTCAGGGTCTCGCCCGAACGGCCACGGCGGACGATGATCTTTCCTTGCAGCAGGTCGAGATCAAAAGCATGCGTGGGATGGCCCATCTCCCAAAGCGCGTAATTGGTAGCATCGGCCGCGCTATTAATGCTGCGCTGGCCGAGGGTGGTGAGTCGCTCGGAGATTCGCTTTGGCGATGGCCCGATTTTCAGGTTGCGCAGGATGCGAGCGGTGTAACGCGCGCAGCCCTGGGTGTCTTCTATCTCGACAGGAAACGACGCTTTGCCGATCGGTTTGGGGAGTCGCGTCTCGACGGGCTTGAGCGGTAAATCGTAGATGGCCGAGGCCTCACGCGCCACCCCGTGATGGTTCATGCAGTCTGGCCGGTTGGTGGTGATCTCCATCTCGAAAATGCCGTCTTCGGCGATGGATTCCACGGCCACCCCGGCGAGGGTAAGGTCGTTGGCAAGTTGGCGGTCGTCAACCTTCGGGTTGACGAACTCGCGCAGCCAATGAGGAGAGATCTTCATTTACGCAAACTGTTCCAGAAAACGAACATCTCCCTGGAACAGCAGTTGGATGTCATCAATTCCGTACTTCAGCATGGCAATGCGGTCAATGCCCATGCCAAAGGCAAAGCCGCTAATCTTCTGCGGATCGTAGCCATTATTTTTAACGAATTCGAAGACGTTAGGGTGCACCATGCCGCAACCCAGCAGCTCGATCCAGCCACTCTGCTTGCAGGTGCGGCATCCTTTTCCGCCGCAAAACGGACAACTGATCTGCACATCAGCGCTGGGTTCAGTAAAAGGGAAGAACGAGGGATAAAACCGCGTCTTCACGCTGGAGCCAAATAGCGCCTTCATGGCGTGGTCAAGCGTGCCTTTCAGGTCGCTGAAGGTGATGTTGGTATCTACGGCCAGACCCTCGATCTGATGAAACAACGGCGAATGACTGGCGTCGGGCGTGTCATGGCGATGGACTTTTCCCGGGCAGATGATGCGAATGGGCGGCGGATACTTCTGCATGCTGCGAATCTGCACTGGCGAAGTGTGCGTTCGCAGTAGCAGGCGATCGCGCGGAGGCTTCGATTGCTGGTTGGCGATGAAGATGGTGTCTTGCGAATCGCGCGCCGGATGGTCAGGCGGAAAATTCAGCGCCTCGAAGTTGTAGTAGTCGGTCTCTACTTCTGGACCTTCTTCTACAGAGTAGCCCATAGCTTTGAATACGCCTACGATGTCATCCATGGCTCGCAGTATGGGGTGCTTTGCGCCGAGGGGCCGGTGAATGCCGGGAAGTGTGATGTCGAGAGCTTCAGAAGCAGCGCGAGAACCTGCCCCTTGGGCCGTTTTTTGCTGGACTGCATTGACCACCTCTTCGACTTTGGCTCTGAGCTCGTTCACCCGGCGGCCAATCTCGCGCTTGGCGTCTGCTGGCGCCGGCTTCAGCCAAAGATCGTTGACCTGGGTGAGGATTCCGTTTTTGCGCGCCAGCCAGCGATCGCGGAACGCTTTCACTTCGGCTTCGCTGGACACTGTGGCCGCTTCTTTTTCCAAGGCGGAGATCAACTCGGCCACGGCTTTGTCCAGCGCCGCGGGAGAGTAATCGGTCAGCTTGTGAACGGTGTATGGCACGTTATCTCGGGGGCTATGGCCTGCTCCAAGGAGTCTGCGGACGGCACGGCTGAACCCGTGCCCTTCCGCAACCAATAGCGAACTCGAATGTGACCAGGAAAAGCCAAAGCTGAACGCTAAAGGCCAAGTCTAAAAGTTACAGGCTGGTTTACGCTGCCCCACCGAGAGCGCCCTTCGCCTGCTCGGCGAGGCTTTTAAAGGCACCGGGATCGTTGACCGCCAGGTCGGCCAGGATCTTGCGGTCCAGTTCCACGCCGCTTTTCTTCAGGCCGTTAATCAGTTGGCTGTAGTTCATGCCACTGAGCTTGGCAGCAGCGCCAATGCGAACGATCCACAGAGAACGGTACTGGCGTTTTTTCTGACGGCGACCGGCATAGGCGAACTTCAACCCGCGCTCCACCGACTCTTTGGCGGAACGATAGAGCTTGGATTTGGTTAGAAAATAGCCACTCGCCCGATCAAGAATCTTTTTGCGCTTGGCGCGTCGTTTGGTTCCACGTTTTACACGAGGCATGTAATGCTCCTTTTTTGGCGGCGCACAGGCCGCAATCGTTACTGGCGGCTGGAGGCAAGGATGAATGCCTGGTCACACGCCTGATGCACGATCTTTAGTACGGGATCATGCGTTTTACTTTTGGGGCATCCGCGGGATCAACCAGCGTCTGTGCCCCCAACTTGCGTTTACGTTTCTTCGCCTTCGAGGTCAGGATGTGTCGCAGGTGCGAATGGCCGCGCTTCACCTTTCCTGTTCCCGTCTTCTTAAAGCGCTTGGCAGCGCCCTTATGAGTCTTCAACTTCGGCATAGATTGTCAACCTGTCCACAATCCTAAATTGGATATTGGGTTTACGGCAAACTGGTTCTGGTGAAAGGGCTACGCTTGTGCCCGAGGTTGCGGCGACGATGCTGAGCCGCCGCCCTTTTTGGGCGCCAGGATCGCGTGCAGCGTATTGCCTTCCTGACGAGGACGAAACTCGACGACGCCCTTCTCATCAACGTCCTTGATCAGGCGCTCCAGGATTTCGCGACCCAGGCCGGTGCGCGTCATTTCGCGGCCACGGAAGAAGATTGTCGCCTTTACCTTGTCACCTTCGTCCAGGAAGCGCAGCACATGGTTCTTCTTAGTCTGATAGTCGTGCTCGTCCACATTGATGCGGAACTTGACTTCCTTTACGGTGATGACTTTCTGGTGCTTCTTGGCCTCGCGCTCCTTTTTTTCCTGCTGATAGAGATACTTGCCGTAATCCATGATGCGACAGACGGGCGGATTTGCCGACGCGGAAATCTCAACCAGGTCCAGGTTCTGTTGTCGTGCTAATTTCAGCGCTTCGAAGGGTGGCATAACCCCGACTTGCCCACCGTCATCGCCAATTACTCTGATTTCACGGGCGCGGATGCGCTCATTGGTGCGGATAAAACGTTTATCGATACAATCCTCCGGCCACTATCGGGCAAGCAAGAATGAAAAATTATAGCACGCTGGAAATTTCACCGAGCAGGGAATCGCCGCTAATTCCGGCGATCTGTGCGTTGATGCAAAGGTTAGGCTGGTGGTGCCCTTTCAGTTGTAGCTTGAGGTAGTTATGGGTGAGGGCTTCCGTGTACTCACCGCGAACGACACCGAGAGTGATGGCTTCCAGAGTCCCACCCACAAACGAGCGCTGGAATTCCAACTTCTTGGTGGCCGCCAATTCCCGTAGGACACGATTGCGCTGGTGCGCAACCGGGGCTGGGACTTGAGCGCCCATCTTTTCCGAAGGCGTACCCGGTCGCGATGAATAGGTGAACACGTGCAGGTAGGTGAACGGCAGCTCTTCAATCAAGCTACGTGTCTGCTCGAAGTCTGCATCGCTTTCGCCAGGGAAGCCGACCATTACGTCGGCTCCGATGGCAGCATCCGGTATAGCCGCTCGAATTTTGAATACCCGGTCGCGATAGTGCCAGGGCCGGTACTTGCGGTGCATCGCACGCAGGATGCGATCACTGCCGGACTGCAAGGGTGCATGAGCGTGCTTGGCGACACGCGGCGAACCGGCAACCAGCGCAATAAGCTCATCGCTCCAATCCATGGGCTCAATGGAACTTAACCGTAGTCTCTGGAGGTCGGTGTCTTGCAGGATGGCCTCCACCAGGCCTTCAAAGCGCATCTGCGGGAGCAGATCTCGCCCCCAGCGTCCCAGGTTAATGCCGGAGATGACCACCTCGCGATAGCCGGACTCCACCAACTGGTTTATCTGGCGAAGCACATCCTCTAAACGGAGGGACCGGCTGCGGCCCCGAACGGAAGGGATCACGCAGAAAGAACAGCGGTTATTACAGCCATCTTGGACCTTCAGGTTGGGCCGGGTACGTTCGGATAGAGCATCGAAGACGGGAGCCGCCATTAACTCCGTATGGGCGAAAATGTCCTCCACCACGATGCTGCTTGCCGGGGACTGCGGCCGCACCGAGCTCAGCGGAACGAAGCTACTGCCGGGGCGCGCAAGACCGTTGCCAGCAATACCCTTAGCAACAATTTCGGCCACCTGGTGCTTGTGCGAATTACCCACTACCCAGCGGACCCCCGGCAGCGATGCAGTTTCCTCCGGGGCACGTTGGGCGTAGCAGCCAGTTACCAGTATTTGGCAGTTGGGGTTCTGGCGGTGAATGCGCCGGATGGCCGCACGGGCGTCGTGATCTGCGGCGGCGGTTACGGTACAGGTATTGAGGACCACTACCTCGGCTTGGGTGGAAATCAAGGCCCGGTCGAGCCCTTGGGCGCGCAGTTGCTGCTCAATGGCGGCGCCATCCGCCTGGGTGGCGCGGCAGCCGAAGTTCTCCACATAGAAGCTCGACACAGTGCTATTATAGGCCTCGTTGCGGCTGACGCAGCTACTCTGGAAACCTTAACGGCTCCGTTAGCATCACAAGACTGGTTTCGTCCGAACCCAAATAGTCGGGAGAATTTATGAAGCGCCGTATCCTGCTGGTTGATGATGAACTTCCCATCCTGCTAACACTGAAAGCGGTGCTTGAGATT from Terriglobales bacterium encodes the following:
- a CDS encoding VWA domain-containing protein is translated as MKISWAILFSFGTATLLLPAVAQSAQTDLPSAPSSVMVEKQQRAKPAPAQPATDSNRNSRVPADSPAAQTTSGADDTPSPEENPAAIIRKQVNEVNVIFTVTDKHNRFVRNLSQQDFKVLDDKKLQPSITTFRAETDLPLRTGLLVDASNSVRDRFKFEQQSAIEFLNQIIRPRFDKAFVIGFDTTAEVTQDFTDNSEALSRGVRMLRPGGGTALYDALYYACRDKLAKAASERGTVRRAIILLSDGEDNQSRVTREEAIEMAQRAEVIIYAISTNVSGVKQRGDRVLERITEATGGRAFFPFRVQELSNAFTEIQDELRSQYALAYRPLDFQRDGRYHSIDILAQKHKDLHVRARRGYFAPAQ
- a CDS encoding RluA family pseudouridine synthase, whose product is MPHQYRSTHEDAGRRLDQFLVTHLPEVSRVRVQQLIEQQKVLVNGQQAKPSFRLRGGEQIQVLGPVELPKLRAIAEEIPLDIVYEDDDIAVIHKPAGMMVHAGAGATESVRNRGTLVNALLHHFSTLSRLGGELRPGIVHRLDKETSGLMVVAKNDVAHRRLAEQFADRKVKKQYIALVHGWIREDGGTVNTAIRRDQIRRARMTTRRSGGRAAITHYRARERFTTRYGKFSLLELNIDTGRTHQIRVHLASLGHPVVGDTLYGAPRQLAAESGRRRTPSEAADRIATLPRNFLHAAALEFLHPRSGAQQAFSRPLPEELESFLSVLRKSAR
- the lgt gene encoding prolipoprotein diacylglyceryl transferase — protein: MFPRIFSIGNFSLPTYGLLVALGVLVGLWMSVHIARRQGMDPEKIWNLGILVVLCGIVGAKVLLIINDWSYYTANPRAIFSLSTLQAGGVFSGGFLAALMAAAWYIRRNHLPALATCDTFAPGLALGHSIGRLGCFAAGCCWGKHTDAPWGVTFTNPLSHALVGTPLGVPLEPTQLFESAVELVNFFILYWLIRHKRFDGQIIGAYMFLYGFARYFLEFLRDDPGRGSVFGGAMTGTQLISILLVIAGGALWLRRRSAPQTVVAGAAR
- a CDS encoding cell division protein ZapA, with protein sequence MQHAVKEQPAAPATNSVRVEIFDQAYNLRGSDPDYISRLAEYVDGKMRAVAEQTSTVDSLRLAVLAALNIADEYHILKRKFESTGGDYVQRAQHLSSALDEVLQEKFRERTA
- a CDS encoding phenylalanine--tRNA ligase subunit beta, with product MKISPHWLREFVNPKVDDRQLANDLTLAGVAVESIAEDGIFEMEITTNRPDCMNHHGVAREASAIYDLPLKPVETRLPKPIGKASFPVEIEDTQGCARYTARILRNLKIGPSPKRISERLTTLGQRSINSAADATNYALWEMGHPTHAFDLDLLQGKIIVRRGRSGETLKTLDGVDRKLSPEDLVIADAKRPVALAGVMGGFDTMISERTKNVLIEAAWFDPVSVRRSSRRHGLHTDASHRFERGADFAATSVACARVAGLIIDSAGGELGGEEIDVIARRIEPPMVALSHGEIRRILGRDFSDDEVTRILRRLGFAVTPGRARAATVSSAPPHGTGGLHAAIAEQVFDFTVHVPSWRLDVRQEVDLLEELARIYGFDRFPNTLPAFVGSVKEAPHAAQDDRMRALLLALGYNEAISLTFIGREDAQKFSPAPAVELENPINEEAPLLRNSLLPGMLDMLAWNLNHGNSNVRLFEAGNIFEQAGAPVRERRQISLSAVGNAEEPIPHLPPRPYSFFDLKGDVETLLARFEYKALRYDANAADYYHPGRSARAVMDGAIVARFGQLHPEIAANKKLRLPAGTEGVYIAELYLDRLYEHALRQPQYQPLPRFPAVERDFSFVLDDAVTFERVRASVDTLNIPELRSFVPIEIFRGGAIPAGRYSLLLRATFQSSERTLREDEISRWSAQIVAALQSLGGTLRAQ
- the pheS gene encoding phenylalanine--tRNA ligase subunit alpha, with translation MPYTVHKLTDYSPAALDKAVAELISALEKEAATVSSEAEVKAFRDRWLARKNGILTQVNDLWLKPAPADAKREIGRRVNELRAKVEEVVNAVQQKTAQGAGSRAASEALDITLPGIHRPLGAKHPILRAMDDIVGVFKAMGYSVEEGPEVETDYYNFEALNFPPDHPARDSQDTIFIANQQSKPPRDRLLLRTHTSPVQIRSMQKYPPPIRIICPGKVHRHDTPDASHSPLFHQIEGLAVDTNITFSDLKGTLDHAMKALFGSSVKTRFYPSFFPFTEPSADVQISCPFCGGKGCRTCKQSGWIELLGCGMVHPNVFEFVKNNGYDPQKISGFAFGMGIDRIAMLKYGIDDIQLLFQGDVRFLEQFA
- the rplT gene encoding 50S ribosomal protein L20, with protein sequence MPRVKRGTKRRAKRKKILDRASGYFLTKSKLYRSAKESVERGLKFAYAGRRQKKRQYRSLWIVRIGAAAKLSGMNYSQLINGLKKSGVELDRKILADLAVNDPGAFKSLAEQAKGALGGAA
- the rpmI gene encoding 50S ribosomal protein L35; its protein translation is MPKLKTHKGAAKRFKKTGTGKVKRGHSHLRHILTSKAKKRKRKLGAQTLVDPADAPKVKRMIPY
- the infC gene encoding translation initiation factor IF-3, which produces MDKRFIRTNERIRAREIRVIGDDGGQVGVMPPFEALKLARQQNLDLVEISASANPPVCRIMDYGKYLYQQEKKEREAKKHQKVITVKEVKFRINVDEHDYQTKKNHVLRFLDEGDKVKATIFFRGREMTRTGLGREILERLIKDVDEKGVVEFRPRQEGNTLHAILAPKKGGGSASSPQPRAQA
- the mtaB gene encoding tRNA (N(6)-L-threonylcarbamoyladenosine(37)-C(2))-methylthiotransferase MtaB; translation: MSSFYVENFGCRATQADGAAIEQQLRAQGLDRALISTQAEVVVLNTCTVTAAADHDARAAIRRIHRQNPNCQILVTGCYAQRAPEETASLPGVRWVVGNSHKHQVAEIVAKGIAGNGLARPGSSFVPLSSVRPQSPASSIVVEDIFAHTELMAAPVFDALSERTRPNLKVQDGCNNRCSFCVIPSVRGRSRSLRLEDVLRQINQLVESGYREVVISGINLGRWGRDLLPQMRFEGLVEAILQDTDLQRLRLSSIEPMDWSDELIALVAGSPRVAKHAHAPLQSGSDRILRAMHRKYRPWHYRDRVFKIRAAIPDAAIGADVMVGFPGESDADFEQTRSLIEELPFTYLHVFTYSSRPGTPSEKMGAQVPAPVAHQRNRVLRELAATKKLEFQRSFVGGTLEAITLGVVRGEYTEALTHNYLKLQLKGHHQPNLCINAQIAGISGDSLLGEISSVL